A part of Leptotrichia trevisanii DSM 22070 genomic DNA contains:
- a CDS encoding type II toxin-antitoxin system RelB/DinJ family antitoxin — translation MATVTARVDENVKKEAETLFKKMGLNMSTAMNLFLKKCILEQGIPFELKVPNGETRKVLDEVEKGVGLSKTFDSIDELTEDLEDDEKTSNKETLKAMQETDDILSGKIERKGYNSAEELFEDLGV, via the coding sequence ATGGCTACAGTAACAGCTAGAGTTGATGAAAATGTTAAAAAAGAAGCGGAAACATTATTTAAAAAAATGGGGCTTAATATGAGTACTGCTATGAATTTATTTTTGAAGAAGTGTATTTTGGAGCAGGGGATTCCGTTTGAGTTGAAAGTTCCAAATGGAGAAACTAGAAAGGTTCTGGATGAAGTTGAGAAAGGTGTTGGATTAAGTAAAACTTTTGATAGCATAGATGAGCTAACGGAAGACTTAGAAGATGATGAGAAAACTTCAAATAAAGAAACTTTAAAGGCAATGCAGGAAACTGATGATATTTTGAGTGGTAAAATTGAAAGAAAAGGGTATAATAGTGCTGAAGAATTATTTGAGGATTTAGGGGTTTAG
- a CDS encoding type II toxin-antitoxin system YafQ family toxin, which yields MKLTIKTTKRFDKDLKKLKKRKYDLILLAQVINKLSDSEILPEKYRDHCLTGDYKGFREYHIQTDWLLIYKIEKNILVLTLLRTRTHSDLL from the coding sequence ATGAAATTGACAATAAAGACGACCAAAAGGTTTGATAAGGACTTGAAAAAATTAAAGAAAAGAAAATATGATTTAATATTACTGGCACAGGTTATTAATAAATTATCTGATAGTGAAATTTTGCCTGAAAAATATAGAGATCATTGTCTTACTGGCGATTATAAAGGATTTAGAGAATATCATATTCAGACTGATTGGCTCTTAATTTATAAAATTGAAAAAAATATTTTGGTTTTGACATTGTTGAGAACTAGGACACATTCGGATTTGCTTTAA
- a CDS encoding OmpA family protein encodes MKKFILFCIFIIVNISFSTTLVVPCNREEKKCVIRGFKVDGRIITEYQIFDLKEIVNVLNKFGESGTVDFVGYTDSTGTKKYNQKLSLIRARNVARILRELGLKDTISIGEISGKGEDDPVDKNETDIGKYHNRRVEILFNNLKWKNFE; translated from the coding sequence ATGAAAAAGTTTATTTTATTTTGTATATTTATAATTGTGAATATCTCTTTTTCAACAACATTAGTAGTACCTTGCAATAGAGAGGAGAAAAAGTGTGTTATAAGAGGTTTTAAAGTTGATGGGAGAATAATAACTGAGTATCAGATATTTGATCTTAAAGAAATTGTAAATGTTTTAAATAAATTTGGAGAAAGTGGAACTGTAGATTTCGTAGGGTATACTGATTCAACTGGAACAAAGAAATATAATCAAAAATTATCGTTGATAAGAGCTAGAAATGTTGCTAGAATACTTAGAGAGCTTGGTTTAAAAGATACTATTTCAATTGGAGAAATAAGTGGTAAAGGAGAAGATGATCCAGTTGATAAAAATGAAACAGATATAGGAAAATATCATAATAGAAGAGTAGAGATTTTATTTAATAATTTAAAATGGAAAAATTTTGAATAA
- the leuB gene encoding 3-isopropylmalate dehydrogenase — protein sequence MNYKIALLKGDGIGPEIVDEAVKVLNKIGEKFGHKFEYTQGYLGGESIDKYGIPYSEETAKICKESDSILLGSVGGPKWDNVDPDKRPEKGLLAIRKDLGVYTNLRPAVLFKQLKSASPLKDEIIGEGLDVMIVRELTGGIYFGPREYSDEKAVDTLPYTKGEIERIAKKAFEIAKLRGEKITSVDKHNVLDTSKLWRKVVEEISKDYPEVEVSHMYVDNAAMQLIANPRQFDVILTENMFGDILSDEASMLTGSLGMLPSASLGDGKVGLYEPSHGSAPDIAGKNIANPIATILSAVMMLRYSFNLQKEADAIEKAVEEVLEAGFRTADIYTDGMKKVGTDEMGTEIANRI from the coding sequence ATGAACTACAAAATTGCATTATTAAAAGGGGACGGAATTGGTCCAGAAATTGTTGATGAAGCGGTAAAAGTTTTGAATAAAATTGGAGAAAAATTTGGGCATAAATTTGAGTATACGCAAGGATATTTGGGAGGAGAATCTATTGATAAATATGGGATTCCTTATTCTGAAGAAACTGCGAAAATTTGTAAAGAGAGTGACTCGATTTTGTTAGGATCAGTTGGAGGACCTAAATGGGATAATGTTGATCCTGATAAAAGACCTGAAAAAGGACTTCTTGCGATAAGAAAAGACTTGGGAGTTTACACAAATTTAAGACCAGCGGTTTTGTTTAAGCAATTGAAAAGTGCTAGTCCATTGAAGGATGAAATAATTGGAGAAGGGCTAGATGTAATGATAGTTAGAGAGCTTACAGGAGGGATTTATTTTGGACCTAGAGAATATTCTGATGAAAAAGCTGTCGATACATTGCCATATACAAAAGGAGAAATTGAAAGAATTGCAAAAAAAGCATTTGAAATTGCAAAATTAAGAGGGGAAAAAATTACAAGTGTGGATAAACACAATGTTTTAGATACTTCAAAATTGTGGAGAAAAGTAGTGGAGGAAATTTCAAAAGATTATCCAGAAGTGGAAGTTTCGCACATGTATGTAGATAATGCAGCAATGCAGCTGATTGCTAATCCTAGACAATTTGATGTGATTTTGACTGAAAATATGTTTGGAGATATTTTGTCAGACGAGGCCTCAATGCTTACAGGATCACTTGGAATGCTGCCATCAGCGAGTCTTGGAGATGGAAAAGTCGGACTTTATGAGCCAAGTCACGGTTCAGCACCTGATATTGCTGGAAAAAATATTGCAAATCCGATAGCAACAATACTTTCAGCAGTAATGATGTTAAGATATTCATTTAATCTTCAAAAAGAGGCTGATGCAATAGAAAAAGCTGTGGAAGAAGTGCTAGAAGCAGGATTTAGAACAGCTGATATTTATACAGATGGTATGAAGAAAGTTGGAACTGATGAAATGGGAACTGAGATTGCTAATAGAATTTAG
- a CDS encoding ABC transporter ATP-binding protein, producing MEEILHYENVTFKRNGREILKGIDWHINKGENWVLLGLNGSGKSTLLGMIPAYIFPTSGEVRVFGHKFGNYSWKKIKNRVGFVSSTLNNFSSTLNGEKLEDVVISGKFSSIGIYDEVTDEDREKADKIIEDFRISYIKNNRFGTLSQGEQRRTLLARAFMNEPDLLILDEPCSGLDVTSREYFLKVLEENSKNDNAIPFIYVTHQIEEIMPSVTHVALLHDGKILAKGFKKDILTDKLLSQMFGLDVKIVWEKERPWLIVR from the coding sequence ATGGAAGAAATATTACACTATGAAAATGTAACTTTTAAACGTAATGGCAGAGAAATACTGAAAGGAATTGACTGGCATATAAATAAAGGTGAGAATTGGGTACTTCTAGGGCTTAATGGTTCTGGAAAGTCAACTCTTCTTGGAATGATACCAGCCTACATTTTTCCAACTTCTGGAGAAGTGAGAGTTTTTGGGCATAAATTTGGTAATTATTCTTGGAAAAAAATAAAAAATCGAGTTGGATTTGTGAGTTCCACATTAAATAATTTTTCAAGCACATTAAATGGCGAAAAACTGGAAGATGTTGTAATTTCTGGAAAGTTTAGTTCTATTGGGATTTATGATGAAGTTACAGATGAGGACAGGGAAAAGGCGGATAAGATTATTGAGGATTTTAGAATTTCGTATATAAAAAATAATCGTTTTGGAACTTTGTCGCAAGGAGAGCAACGACGGACATTACTTGCAAGAGCGTTTATGAATGAGCCTGATCTGCTTATACTGGACGAGCCTTGTTCGGGGCTTGATGTAACTTCGAGAGAGTATTTTTTGAAAGTGCTTGAGGAAAATTCCAAAAATGATAATGCAATACCATTTATTTATGTAACTCACCAGATTGAGGAAATTATGCCGTCAGTAACACACGTGGCACTTCTTCACGATGGAAAGATTTTGGCAAAAGGGTTTAAAAAGGATATTTTGACTGATAAATTGCTTTCTCAGATGTTTGGTTTGGATGTGAAGATTGTTTGGGAAAAGGAAAGGCCTTGGCTGATTGTGAGATAA